The following proteins come from a genomic window of Nicotiana tomentosiformis chromosome 12, ASM39032v3, whole genome shotgun sequence:
- the LOC104109421 gene encoding uncharacterized protein isoform X1 produces MGSLTISYCWTIATASEILSGRKFGDSNSSQRPVPPVLCCVSLPIKRFKTNVRAFASQRSVKKSRKKGKTEKTDTAVPEKYLLSDDVNPDYVEDNKNTSFLDTSEAGTSVPMIPSRGSVLQACIITSGLIGLLGVVIREVSHVASGGGLPIVDCSVEIPLTFQMWHVELITGLVILVSSCRYLLLKIWPDFAESSEAANSQVLSSLEPLDYIVVSLLPGISEELLFRGALLPLFGISWQSVVAVASIFGILHLGSGRKYSFAVWATFVGIAYGYATILSSTVLVPMAAHAINNLVGGIIWRYTSNSSK; encoded by the exons atgGGTTCACTTACTATAAGCTACTGTTGGACTATTGCCACTGCAT CTGAAATTCTATCAGGTAGGAAGTTTGGTGATTCGAACAGTTCACAAAGGCCCGTGCCCCCTGTATTATGCTGTGTGAGTCTACCCATTAAG AGGTTTAAAACCAATGTAAGGGCATTTGCAAGTCAGAGGTCTGTtaagaaatcaagaaaaaaaGGGAAAACAGAGAAAACTGATACTGCAGTACCCGAGAAGTATCTGTTAAGTGATGATGTTAATCCAGATTATGTTGAAGATAACAAGAACACATCCTTTCTTGACACTTCAGAGGCTGGGACTTCTGTGCCGATGATCCCATCTAGAGGTTCTGTGCTTCAGGCATGCATAATCACTTCTGGTTTAATAGGTCTTCTAGGTGTCGTAATTCGAGAG GTTTCTCATGTTGCATCAGGAGGTGGGTTGCCAATTGTTGACTGTTCTGTCGAAATACCAC TGACTTTCCAGATGTGGCATGTTGAGTTGATTACTGGATTGGTAATACTGGTATCCTCTTGTCGGTACTTACTGCTGAAGATTTGGCCGGATTTTGCCGAGTCTAGTGAAGCAGCAAATAGCCAG GTCTTAAGTTCACTTGAACCATTGGATTACATAGTGGTATCACTTCTTCCAGGCATTAGTGAG GAGCTTCTTTTCCGTGGTGCACTGCTACCACTTTTTGGCATCAGTTGGCAGAGTGTCGTGGCAGTTGCTTCCATATTTGGGATATTACACTTGGGCAGTGGTCGAAAGTACTCCTTTGCTGTCtg GGCCACATTTGTTGGAATTGCGTATGGTTATGCTACAATTTTATCATCAACTGTTCTTGTGCCAATGGCTGCTCATGCCATAAATAACCTAGTAGGAGGCATCATATGGCGCTACAcatcaaattcatcaaaatag
- the LOC104109421 gene encoding uncharacterized protein isoform X2, with protein sequence MGSLTISYCWTIATASEILSGRKFGDSNSSQRPVPPVLCCRFKTNVRAFASQRSVKKSRKKGKTEKTDTAVPEKYLLSDDVNPDYVEDNKNTSFLDTSEAGTSVPMIPSRGSVLQACIITSGLIGLLGVVIREVSHVASGGGLPIVDCSVEIPLTFQMWHVELITGLVILVSSCRYLLLKIWPDFAESSEAANSQVLSSLEPLDYIVVSLLPGISEELLFRGALLPLFGISWQSVVAVASIFGILHLGSGRKYSFAVWATFVGIAYGYATILSSTVLVPMAAHAINNLVGGIIWRYTSNSSK encoded by the exons atgGGTTCACTTACTATAAGCTACTGTTGGACTATTGCCACTGCAT CTGAAATTCTATCAGGTAGGAAGTTTGGTGATTCGAACAGTTCACAAAGGCCCGTGCCCCCTGTATTATGCTGT AGGTTTAAAACCAATGTAAGGGCATTTGCAAGTCAGAGGTCTGTtaagaaatcaagaaaaaaaGGGAAAACAGAGAAAACTGATACTGCAGTACCCGAGAAGTATCTGTTAAGTGATGATGTTAATCCAGATTATGTTGAAGATAACAAGAACACATCCTTTCTTGACACTTCAGAGGCTGGGACTTCTGTGCCGATGATCCCATCTAGAGGTTCTGTGCTTCAGGCATGCATAATCACTTCTGGTTTAATAGGTCTTCTAGGTGTCGTAATTCGAGAG GTTTCTCATGTTGCATCAGGAGGTGGGTTGCCAATTGTTGACTGTTCTGTCGAAATACCAC TGACTTTCCAGATGTGGCATGTTGAGTTGATTACTGGATTGGTAATACTGGTATCCTCTTGTCGGTACTTACTGCTGAAGATTTGGCCGGATTTTGCCGAGTCTAGTGAAGCAGCAAATAGCCAG GTCTTAAGTTCACTTGAACCATTGGATTACATAGTGGTATCACTTCTTCCAGGCATTAGTGAG GAGCTTCTTTTCCGTGGTGCACTGCTACCACTTTTTGGCATCAGTTGGCAGAGTGTCGTGGCAGTTGCTTCCATATTTGGGATATTACACTTGGGCAGTGGTCGAAAGTACTCCTTTGCTGTCtg GGCCACATTTGTTGGAATTGCGTATGGTTATGCTACAATTTTATCATCAACTGTTCTTGTGCCAATGGCTGCTCATGCCATAAATAACCTAGTAGGAGGCATCATATGGCGCTACAcatcaaattcatcaaaatag